The following are encoded together in the Bubalus kerabau isolate K-KA32 ecotype Philippines breed swamp buffalo chromosome 3, PCC_UOA_SB_1v2, whole genome shotgun sequence genome:
- the NFE2L2 gene encoding nuclear factor erythroid 2-related factor 2 isoform X1 gives MMDLELPPPGLPSQQDMDLIDILWRQDIDLGVSREVFDFSQRQKEHELEKQKKLEKERQEQLQKEQEKAFFAQLQLDEETGEFLPIQPAQHIPSETSGSANYSQVAPIPKADDLYFDDCMQLLAETFPFVDDNEVSSATFQSLVPDVPSHIESPVFSAPPQAQSPETLIVQVATAVLDDMQAIEQVWEELLSIPELQCLNIQNDKLAETSTVSSPETKVTEIDNYHFYSSMPSLDKEVGNCSPPFLNAFEDSFSSILSTEDSSQLTVNSLNSSATVNTDFGDEFYSAFVAEPSTSNSMPSSATLSQSLSELLNGPIDLSDLSLCKAFNQNHPESTTAEFNDSDSGISLNTTSPSMASPDHSVESSIYGDTLLGFSDSEMEEIDSTPGNIKQKGPKTQSAWPSGDPVQPLSSSQGNSAAARDSQCENAPKKEVPVSPGHRKTPFTKDKHSNRLEAHLTRDELRAKALHIPFPVEKIINLPVEDFNEMMSKEQFNEAQLALIRDIRRRGKNKVAAQNCRKRKLENIVELEQDLDHLKDEKEKLLKERGENDKSLHLLKKQLSTLYLEVFSMLRDENGKPYSPSEYSLQQTSDGNVFLVPKSKRPDIKKN, from the exons GACATGGATTTGATTGACATACTTTGGAGGCAAGATATAGATCTCGGGGTAAGTCGAGAGGTATTTGACTTCAGTCAACGACAGAAGGAGCATGagctggaaaaacagaaaaaacttgAAAAGGAAAGACAAGAACAACTCCAAAAGGAGCAAGAGAAAGCCTTTTTTGCTCAGTTACAACTAGATGAAGAGACCGGCGAATTCCTCCCCATTCAGCCAGCACAACACATACCATCAGAAACCAGTGGGTCTGCCAACTACTCCCAG GTAGCCCCCATTCCCAAAGCAGATGATTTGTACTTCGATGACTGCATGCAGCTTTTGGCAGAGACATTCCCGTTTGTAGATGACAATGAG GTTTCTTCGGCTACGTTTCAATCACTTGTTCCTGATGTTCCCAGCCACATCGAGAGCCCCGTCTTCAGTGCTCCTCCTCAGGCCCAGTCACCTGAAACTCTGATAGTTCAGGTAGCCACTGCTGTTTTGGACGATATGCAGGCCATTGAGCAAGTTTGGGAGGAACTATTATCCATTCCAGAATTACAG TGTCTTAATATTCAAAATGACAAGCTGGCTGAGACTAGTACAGTTTCAAGTCCAGAAACCAAAGTGACAGAAATTGACAATTATCATTTCTATTCATCAATGCCCTCACTGGATAAAGAAGTAGGTAACTGCAGCCCACCTTTTCTCAACGCTTTTGAGGATTCCTTCAGCAGCATCCTCTCCACTGAAGACTCCAGCCAGTTGACAGTGAACTCATTAAATTCAAGTGCCACAGTAAATACAGATTTTGGTGATGAATTTTATTCTGCTTTTGTAGCAGAGCCCAGTACCAGCAACAGCATGCCCTCCTCTGCTACTTTAAGCCAGTCACTCTCTGAACTTCTAAACGGGCCCATTGATCTCTCTGATCTGTCACTTTGTAAAGCCTTCAATCAAAACCACCCTGAAAGCACAACAGCAGAATTCAATGATTCTGACTCTGGCATTTCACTGAACACAACAAGTCCAAGCATGGCATCACCAGACCACTCAGTGGAATCTTCTATCTATGGAGACACATTGCTTGGCTTCAGTGATTCTGAAATGGAAGAGATAGATAGTACCCCTGGAAACATCAAACAGAAGGGTCCCAAAACACAGTCAGCGTGGCCTTCTGGGGACCCAGTCCAACCTTTGTCATCATCACAGGGGAACAGCGCTGCAGCACGTGATTCCCAGTGTGAAAATGCACCAAAGAAAGAAGTGCCTGTAAGTCCTGGTCATCGAAAAACCCCATTCACTAAAGACAAACATTCAAACCGCTTGGAGGCTCACCTCACAAGAGATGAACTACGGGCAAAAGCTCTCCATATCCCATTCCCTGTAGAAAAGATCATTAACCTCCCAGTTGAGGACTTCAATGAAATGATGTCCAAGGAGCAATTCAACGAGGCTCAACTTGCATTAATTAGAGACATACGTAGGAGGGGTAAGAATAAAGTGGCTGCTCAGAattgcagaaaaagaaaactggaaaatatagTGGAACTGGAGCAAGATTTAGatcatttaaaagatgaaaaagaaaaattgctcaaagaaagaggagaaaatgacaaaagCCTCCATCTACTGAAAAAACAACTCAGCACCTTGTATCTTGAAGTCTTCAGCATGCTACGTGATGAAAATGGAAAGCCTTACTCTCCAAGTGAATACTCCTTGCAGCAAACAAGCGATGGCAATGTATTCCTTGTTCCCAAAAGTAAGAGGCCAGATATTAAGAAAAACTAG
- the NFE2L2 gene encoding nuclear factor erythroid 2-related factor 2 isoform X2, which yields MDLIDILWRQDIDLGVSREVFDFSQRQKEHELEKQKKLEKERQEQLQKEQEKAFFAQLQLDEETGEFLPIQPAQHIPSETSGSANYSQVAPIPKADDLYFDDCMQLLAETFPFVDDNEVSSATFQSLVPDVPSHIESPVFSAPPQAQSPETLIVQVATAVLDDMQAIEQVWEELLSIPELQCLNIQNDKLAETSTVSSPETKVTEIDNYHFYSSMPSLDKEVGNCSPPFLNAFEDSFSSILSTEDSSQLTVNSLNSSATVNTDFGDEFYSAFVAEPSTSNSMPSSATLSQSLSELLNGPIDLSDLSLCKAFNQNHPESTTAEFNDSDSGISLNTTSPSMASPDHSVESSIYGDTLLGFSDSEMEEIDSTPGNIKQKGPKTQSAWPSGDPVQPLSSSQGNSAAARDSQCENAPKKEVPVSPGHRKTPFTKDKHSNRLEAHLTRDELRAKALHIPFPVEKIINLPVEDFNEMMSKEQFNEAQLALIRDIRRRGKNKVAAQNCRKRKLENIVELEQDLDHLKDEKEKLLKERGENDKSLHLLKKQLSTLYLEVFSMLRDENGKPYSPSEYSLQQTSDGNVFLVPKSKRPDIKKN from the exons ATGGATTTGATTGACATACTTTGGAGGCAAGATATAGATCTCGGGGTAAGTCGAGAGGTATTTGACTTCAGTCAACGACAGAAGGAGCATGagctggaaaaacagaaaaaacttgAAAAGGAAAGACAAGAACAACTCCAAAAGGAGCAAGAGAAAGCCTTTTTTGCTCAGTTACAACTAGATGAAGAGACCGGCGAATTCCTCCCCATTCAGCCAGCACAACACATACCATCAGAAACCAGTGGGTCTGCCAACTACTCCCAG GTAGCCCCCATTCCCAAAGCAGATGATTTGTACTTCGATGACTGCATGCAGCTTTTGGCAGAGACATTCCCGTTTGTAGATGACAATGAG GTTTCTTCGGCTACGTTTCAATCACTTGTTCCTGATGTTCCCAGCCACATCGAGAGCCCCGTCTTCAGTGCTCCTCCTCAGGCCCAGTCACCTGAAACTCTGATAGTTCAGGTAGCCACTGCTGTTTTGGACGATATGCAGGCCATTGAGCAAGTTTGGGAGGAACTATTATCCATTCCAGAATTACAG TGTCTTAATATTCAAAATGACAAGCTGGCTGAGACTAGTACAGTTTCAAGTCCAGAAACCAAAGTGACAGAAATTGACAATTATCATTTCTATTCATCAATGCCCTCACTGGATAAAGAAGTAGGTAACTGCAGCCCACCTTTTCTCAACGCTTTTGAGGATTCCTTCAGCAGCATCCTCTCCACTGAAGACTCCAGCCAGTTGACAGTGAACTCATTAAATTCAAGTGCCACAGTAAATACAGATTTTGGTGATGAATTTTATTCTGCTTTTGTAGCAGAGCCCAGTACCAGCAACAGCATGCCCTCCTCTGCTACTTTAAGCCAGTCACTCTCTGAACTTCTAAACGGGCCCATTGATCTCTCTGATCTGTCACTTTGTAAAGCCTTCAATCAAAACCACCCTGAAAGCACAACAGCAGAATTCAATGATTCTGACTCTGGCATTTCACTGAACACAACAAGTCCAAGCATGGCATCACCAGACCACTCAGTGGAATCTTCTATCTATGGAGACACATTGCTTGGCTTCAGTGATTCTGAAATGGAAGAGATAGATAGTACCCCTGGAAACATCAAACAGAAGGGTCCCAAAACACAGTCAGCGTGGCCTTCTGGGGACCCAGTCCAACCTTTGTCATCATCACAGGGGAACAGCGCTGCAGCACGTGATTCCCAGTGTGAAAATGCACCAAAGAAAGAAGTGCCTGTAAGTCCTGGTCATCGAAAAACCCCATTCACTAAAGACAAACATTCAAACCGCTTGGAGGCTCACCTCACAAGAGATGAACTACGGGCAAAAGCTCTCCATATCCCATTCCCTGTAGAAAAGATCATTAACCTCCCAGTTGAGGACTTCAATGAAATGATGTCCAAGGAGCAATTCAACGAGGCTCAACTTGCATTAATTAGAGACATACGTAGGAGGGGTAAGAATAAAGTGGCTGCTCAGAattgcagaaaaagaaaactggaaaatatagTGGAACTGGAGCAAGATTTAGatcatttaaaagatgaaaaagaaaaattgctcaaagaaagaggagaaaatgacaaaagCCTCCATCTACTGAAAAAACAACTCAGCACCTTGTATCTTGAAGTCTTCAGCATGCTACGTGATGAAAATGGAAAGCCTTACTCTCCAAGTGAATACTCCTTGCAGCAAACAAGCGATGGCAATGTATTCCTTGTTCCCAAAAGTAAGAGGCCAGATATTAAGAAAAACTAG